A region of Lycium barbarum isolate Lr01 chromosome 3, ASM1917538v2, whole genome shotgun sequence DNA encodes the following proteins:
- the LOC132630112 gene encoding ethylene-responsive transcription factor RAP2-7-like translates to MFDLNLGFDDNAMVDTVTTSDKLSFSGTSNSSIVNVETTSCTTADDEFISCSDHQQHVPNGYTFDILRNHDYVETELLTKELFPLTGGGEAVVPAQQQQRLDLSGNYSGPAEQRIVVVQPPEQRVQQVKKSRRGPRSRSSQYRGVTFYRRTGRWESHIWDCGKQVYLGGFDTAHAAARAYDRAAIKFRGLDADINFNVSDYHDDLRQMANFSKEEFVHILRRQSTGFSRGSSKYRGVTLHKCGRWEARMGQFLGKKAYDKAAIKCNGREAVTNFELSTYDGELSTEADNGGPMHNLDLNLGIAPSVFADDQHGNTFQCATYGLPEYRGAMKSPSATMGNKLPHGPLLWNGVNTSIFPTFKGTAIGKGMEVDSSVPLFSTAASSGFANSTTAAVHLPCFSTGQLPYHHSPSLANMNLAHYYCRS, encoded by the exons ATGTTTGACCTTAATCTTGGTTTCGATGATAATGCCATGGTTGATACTGTTACGACGTCGGATAAGCTATCATTTTCCGGTACATCTAATTCATCCATTGTTAACGTGGAAACAACTTCCTGTACTACTGCCG ATGATGAGTTTATTTCGTGTTCCGATCATCAACAACATGTCCCTAATGGATACACATTTGATATACTAAGAAATCATGATTACGTGGAAACTGAGTTGTTGACCAAGGAGTTATTCCCGTTAACCGGTGGAGGAGAGGCGGTGGTGCCAGCTCAGCAGCAACAGCGGTTGGATCTATCGGGTAATTACAGTGGTCCAGCGGAACAGAGGATTGTTGTTGTACAACCACCAGAGCAGAGAGTACAACAAGTGAAGAAGAGTAGAAGAGGACCTAGGTCAAGGAGTTCACAATATCGTGGTGTTACTTTTTATCGTAGAACTGGTCGTTGGGAATCTCACATTTG GGATTGCGGGAAACAAGTTTATTTGG GAGGGTTTGATACTGCACATGCTGCTGCTAG GGCATATGATCGTGCTGCGATTAAATTTAGAGGACTTGATGCAGATATCAATTTCAATGTCAGTGATTATCATGATGATCTAAGGCAG ATGGCAAACTTTTCAAAGGAAGAATTCGTGCACATACTTCGACGACAGAGCACTGGTTTCTCTAGAGGAAGTTCGAAATACAGGGGAGTTACGCTTCACAAATGTGGACGATGGGAAGCTCGGATGGGGCAGTTTCTTGGAAAGAA GGCGTATGATAAGGCTGCTATAAAATGCAACGGAAGGGAGGCAGTCACCAATTTTGAGCTAAGCACTTATGATGGGGAATTAAGTACTGAAGCTGATAATGGAG GTCCGATGCATAATTTAGATCTGAACTTGGGAATAGCCCCATCTGTTTTTGCCGATGACCAGCATGGCAACACATTCCAGTGTGCTACATATGGTTTGCCTGAATATAGAGGAGCCATG AAATCTCCTTCTGCCACAATGGGAAATAAACTGCCACATGGCCCTCTGCTCTGGAATGGAGTGAATACCAGTATATTTCCCACATTTAAG GGAACGGCAATAGGGAAGGGTATGGAAGTTGATTCTTCAGTGCCACTCTTCTCTACTGCAGCATCATCAGGATTCGCTAATTCAACAACAGCTGCTGTTCATCTACCTTGCTTTTCTACTGGACAATTACCGTATCATCATTCACCATCACTTGCCAATATGAACTTAGCACATTATTACTGCAGGAGCTGA